In one window of Desulforhabdus amnigena DNA:
- a CDS encoding NADP oxidoreductase, translated as MTEFKNEKVSLATVWLSGCSGCHMSFLDLDEHLLELEKHVRLVFSPLADHKRFPEGVDVVLVEGAVGNVEQLALARTLRERSRVVVALGDCAVTGNVPALRNRLDSEAMVRTVYAGGMDFPGLDPAGLDEKEWVPRLLPSALPLHRVVPVDVFLPGCPPGPQSILAAVTALVRGEPLVLPEAMRRFG; from the coding sequence ATGACCGAATTCAAAAATGAAAAGGTAAGCCTGGCGACGGTCTGGCTCTCCGGGTGTTCCGGCTGCCACATGAGCTTTCTGGACCTGGACGAGCATTTACTGGAACTGGAAAAGCACGTTCGACTCGTCTTCAGTCCGCTGGCGGACCACAAGCGCTTTCCCGAGGGAGTGGATGTGGTGCTCGTTGAGGGAGCGGTGGGCAACGTCGAGCAACTGGCGCTGGCCAGGACGTTGCGCGAGCGGAGCCGGGTGGTGGTGGCCCTGGGGGACTGCGCCGTTACGGGAAATGTGCCCGCCCTTCGCAACCGCCTGGATTCCGAGGCGATGGTGCGAACCGTGTATGCCGGAGGAATGGATTTTCCAGGGCTCGATCCGGCAGGGCTCGATGAGAAGGAATGGGTCCCCCGGCTCCTTCCTTCCGCTTTGCCCCTGCACCGGGTGGTTCCCGTGGATGTTTTTCTTCCCGGATGTCCCCCCGGTCCTCAGAGCATCCTTGCGGCCGTGACGGCCCTCGTTCGAGGCGAACCGCTCGTTCTTCCCGAAGCCATGCGGCGGTTCGGGTAA